The following coding sequences lie in one Pantanalinema sp. genomic window:
- the mreC gene encoding rod shape-determining protein MreC, with amino-acid sequence MAFLKRLPTREIGFVAALFGAAAFVGWAAGRTTVLTEVLRPGWVLTQSVVGSLKGGATYFQDLDRLRRENAELHERLSRVEVELAGKLEIEAENRRLGQLLSLSSAAPTKGVAARVIARSPNNWQQRLVIDRGSAAGIGVDSVVLIPRGVIGRVLKVSPNSAVVRLLTDPGQTVGILNQRSRTPAVVLGEGSANLMLQYLPQQADFRVGDAVLTSGLGGVYPKGLSVGRVTRVEQAPNAITPKVTIVLNTDLDRVEEVSVLPPMATDPRL; translated from the coding sequence ATGGCCTTCCTCAAGCGCCTGCCCACCCGCGAGATCGGCTTCGTCGCGGCCCTCTTCGGGGCCGCGGCCTTCGTCGGCTGGGCGGCGGGCCGCACCACCGTCCTGACCGAGGTGCTTCGGCCGGGCTGGGTCCTCACCCAGTCCGTGGTCGGCTCGCTCAAGGGCGGGGCGACCTACTTCCAGGATCTCGACCGCCTGCGGCGCGAGAACGCCGAGCTGCACGAGCGCCTCTCGCGCGTCGAGGTCGAGCTCGCCGGCAAGCTCGAGATCGAGGCCGAGAACCGCCGCCTCGGCCAGCTGCTCTCGCTGTCCTCGGCGGCGCCGACCAAGGGGGTCGCCGCCCGGGTGATCGCGCGCTCGCCCAACAACTGGCAGCAGCGCCTGGTCATCGACCGGGGCAGCGCCGCCGGGATCGGGGTCGACTCGGTGGTGCTCATCCCGCGCGGGGTCATCGGGCGGGTGCTCAAGGTCAGCCCCAACAGCGCGGTCGTGCGCCTCTTGACCGACCCCGGCCAGACGGTGGGCATCCTCAACCAGCGATCGCGCACCCCCGCGGTGGTGCTCGGCGAGGGCAGCGCCAACCTGATGCTCCAGTACCTCCCGCAGCAGGCGGATTTCCGCGTGGGCGACGCGGTGCTCACCTCGGGGCTCGGCGGGGTCTACCCCAAGGGCCTGAGCGTCGGGCGCGTCACCCGCGTCGAGCAGGCCCCCAACGCCATCACCCCCAAGGTCACCATCGTCCTCAACACCGACCTGGACCGCGTCGAGGAGGTCTCGGTGCTCCCGCCCATGGCCACCGATCCGAGGCTGTAG
- the mreD gene encoding rod shape-determining protein MreD, with protein sequence MRILLAVVCLLFSLWLQASPLNHLLSVRLDPVLLVVVAWGVSTGPREGALFGLCAGAAQDLLIGDGLLFALPKLAVGLLAGSLKPILYYRQAFIVLPLVIACTVLQEAMVMLGFALTGRGWLVQHLGAILLPESLGNVVLVWPVYHGLRLALKLTQDRWGMRAESLGG encoded by the coding sequence ATGCGCATCCTGCTGGCCGTCGTCTGTCTGCTATTCAGCCTCTGGCTCCAGGCCTCCCCGCTCAACCACCTCCTGAGCGTGCGCCTGGACCCGGTGCTTCTGGTGGTGGTCGCCTGGGGCGTCAGCACGGGACCGCGGGAGGGGGCCCTGTTCGGGCTGTGCGCGGGTGCTGCCCAGGACCTGCTCATCGGTGACGGGCTGCTCTTCGCCCTGCCCAAGCTCGCGGTCGGCCTTCTTGCCGGCAGCCTCAAGCCCATCCTCTACTACCGGCAGGCCTTCATCGTGCTGCCCCTGGTCATCGCCTGCACCGTGCTCCAGGAGGCCATGGTCATGCTCGGCTTCGCCCTGACGGGCCGGGGGTGGCTGGTGCAGCACCTGGGGGCGATCCTCCTGCCCGAGTCCCTGGGCAACGTGGTCCTCGTCTGGCCCGTCTACCACGGCCTGCGGCTCGCCCTCAAGCTCACCCAGGATCGCTGGGGCATGCGCGCCGAGAGCCTGGGCGGATGA
- the mrdA gene encoding penicillin-binding protein 2 has protein sequence MNQLHLRFFAFAGVIALVCAILMGRLVQLQIVRNETFSERADGNRLRIILEPAPRGVIRDRNGVVLATSRLSYAVTLYPLKLTKDQTDEVILRLGKLLDMPADEIRAKWKRPGNVARPVRLMQDVDPQTIAIIAENQLQLPGVSIEPLTIRYYPKGNFLSHVLGYTGEITDKEVENLSDQGYRAGDIIGKTGVEKVFDADLRGTPGRQQIEVDARGKPVRILASVPPVPGKDLTLTIDAKVQEVAEKSLAGHRGAAVALDPNTGEVLAMASAPSFDPNLFAGRISPSLWRQLSDGTQRPMINRAISSKYPPGSVFKIVTHAAALEEGFANANSRWRSTGVFYVGSRMFRDWKKGGFGVVDLKKALVQSIDTVYYELGLKMGADRMARYARALGLGRQTGILLPHEVKGLIPDARWKREAYHEKWYDGESVNMSIGQGYVQVTPVQAAVMISAVANNGRVLRPKLVRPAAEQERQDDPPADEGVHPTSWKPETWRHLHQSLAETVAAGTGTAAKIPGFPAAGKSGSAQAANGEKLKTHGWFVCYAPVDKPRIALAVILEQAGHGGSMAAPVTARMMRRYFGVPDPTMATASAKPALPAATTAD, from the coding sequence ATGAACCAGCTTCACCTGCGCTTTTTCGCCTTCGCCGGGGTCATCGCCCTGGTCTGCGCGATCCTGATGGGGCGCCTGGTCCAGCTCCAGATCGTGCGCAACGAGACCTTCTCGGAGCGCGCCGACGGCAACCGGCTGCGCATCATCCTCGAGCCCGCCCCGCGCGGGGTGATCCGCGATCGCAACGGGGTGGTGCTCGCCACCAGCCGCCTCTCTTACGCCGTCACCCTCTACCCCCTCAAGCTGACCAAGGACCAGACCGACGAGGTCATCCTCAGGCTCGGCAAGCTCCTCGACATGCCCGCCGACGAGATCCGCGCCAAGTGGAAGCGGCCCGGCAACGTGGCCAGGCCCGTGCGCCTCATGCAGGACGTGGACCCGCAGACCATCGCCATCATCGCCGAGAACCAGCTCCAGCTGCCCGGCGTGAGCATCGAGCCGCTCACCATCCGCTACTACCCCAAGGGCAACTTCCTGTCGCATGTCCTCGGCTACACCGGCGAGATCACCGACAAGGAAGTGGAGAATCTCAGTGATCAAGGTTACCGAGCAGGTGATATAATCGGAAAGACCGGCGTCGAGAAGGTTTTCGACGCCGATCTCCGCGGAACGCCCGGGCGTCAGCAGATCGAAGTGGACGCCAGGGGCAAGCCGGTGCGGATCCTGGCCTCGGTGCCCCCGGTGCCGGGCAAGGATCTGACGCTGACCATCGACGCGAAGGTGCAGGAGGTGGCCGAGAAGTCCCTGGCGGGGCATCGCGGCGCGGCCGTGGCCCTCGACCCCAACACGGGCGAGGTGCTGGCGATGGCCTCGGCGCCGAGCTTCGATCCCAACCTTTTCGCGGGACGGATCTCGCCGAGCTTGTGGCGACAGTTGAGCGACGGGACCCAGCGCCCGATGATCAACCGCGCCATCAGCAGCAAGTACCCGCCCGGGTCGGTCTTCAAGATCGTCACCCACGCCGCGGCCCTGGAGGAGGGCTTCGCGAACGCCAACTCGCGATGGCGCTCGACCGGGGTGTTCTACGTCGGCTCTCGCATGTTCCGGGACTGGAAAAAGGGCGGCTTCGGCGTGGTGGACCTCAAGAAGGCGCTGGTCCAGTCGATCGACACGGTCTACTACGAGCTGGGGCTCAAGATGGGCGCCGACCGCATGGCCCGCTACGCCCGGGCGCTGGGCCTGGGACGTCAGACCGGCATCCTCTTGCCGCACGAGGTCAAGGGGCTCATCCCCGACGCCAGGTGGAAGCGCGAGGCGTACCACGAGAAGTGGTACGACGGCGAGTCGGTCAACATGTCGATCGGCCAGGGCTACGTCCAGGTCACGCCCGTCCAGGCGGCGGTGATGATCTCGGCCGTCGCCAACAACGGCCGCGTCCTGCGCCCCAAGCTCGTCCGTCCCGCGGCCGAGCAGGAGCGCCAGGACGATCCGCCGGCCGACGAGGGGGTCCACCCGACCTCCTGGAAGCCCGAGACCTGGCGGCACCTTCACCAGTCGCTGGCCGAGACGGTCGCGGCGGGGACGGGGACGGCCGCGAAGATCCCGGGCTTCCCCGCGGCGGGCAAGAGCGGTTCGGCGCAGGCTGCAAACGGGGAGAAGCTGAAGACCCACGGCTGGTTCGTCTGCTACGCCCCGGTCGACAAGCCCCGGATCGCCTTGGCGGTGATCCTGGAGCAGGCGGGCCACGGCGGCTCCATGGCGGCCCCGGTGACGGCCAGGATGATGCGGCGCTACTTCGGGGTGCCGGATCCGACCATGGCCACCGCCTCGGCAAAGCCGGCCCTGCCTGCGGCCACCACGGCGGACTAG
- the minC gene encoding septum site-determining protein MinC yields MDNISVKGWKNGVLVVVPAAAAWDEVVTQIEDKLKEAQDFWKGAQTTLDVGERKVPHDDMEGLLGLMRGDYGLVPTAVVTTAAETRSVAGKLGLEAHEKLPSAEKKATPVAGEAAAPALPLNNALYLKQTIRSGQRVQHDGHLVICGDVNAGAEVVASGDIVVFGTLRGVAHAGSAGDETARIVATNLRPTQLRIGSRIARSPDAGSPPLSKFPEIALVENGEICINPL; encoded by the coding sequence TTGGACAACATCTCGGTCAAGGGCTGGAAGAACGGCGTGCTCGTCGTCGTCCCCGCCGCTGCTGCGTGGGACGAGGTCGTCACCCAGATCGAAGACAAGCTCAAGGAGGCCCAGGACTTCTGGAAGGGCGCGCAGACCACCCTCGACGTGGGTGAGCGCAAGGTGCCCCACGACGACATGGAGGGCCTGTTGGGCCTGATGCGCGGCGACTACGGCCTGGTGCCCACCGCGGTGGTGACCACCGCGGCCGAGACCCGCTCGGTCGCAGGCAAGCTCGGCCTCGAGGCCCACGAAAAGCTGCCTTCCGCCGAGAAGAAGGCAACCCCGGTAGCCGGCGAGGCGGCAGCGCCCGCCCTGCCGCTCAACAACGCCCTCTACCTCAAGCAGACCATCCGCTCGGGCCAGCGCGTCCAGCACGACGGCCACCTGGTGATCTGCGGCGACGTCAACGCCGGGGCCGAGGTGGTGGCCTCGGGCGACATCGTGGTGTTCGGCACCCTGCGCGGCGTCGCCCACGCGGGATCCGCGGGCGACGAGACGGCCCGCATCGTCGCCACCAACCTGCGCCCGACCCAGCTGCGCATCGGCAGCCGCATCGCGCGCTCGCCCGACGCCGGCTCCCCGCCCCTGAGCAAGTTCCCCGAGATCGCGCTGGTCGAGAACGGCGAGATCTGCATCAATCCCCTGTAG
- the minD gene encoding septum site-determining protein MinD gives MSNRVIVITSGKGGVGKTTTTANLGMALAALGEKVALLDADIGLRNLDLVLGLENRIVYDIVDVLEGRCKLRQALIKDKRQPNLVLLPAAQTRDKSAVSPDQMRQIIADLQEEGYTTILIDCPAGIEQGFKNATAGATEAIIVTNPEVSSVRDADRIVGLLEAAELRNPQLIVNRLRPRMVKNQEMMSVEDVQEILSIKLLGIVPDDESIITTANRGEPASLDEASRAGQAYRNIARRIKGEEIPLMTLEEASGFFSKLKKLFAAG, from the coding sequence ATGTCCAATCGGGTCATCGTCATCACCTCGGGCAAGGGGGGCGTCGGCAAGACGACCACCACCGCCAACCTCGGCATGGCGCTGGCGGCCCTGGGCGAGAAGGTCGCCCTGCTGGACGCCGACATCGGCCTGCGCAACCTGGATCTGGTGCTCGGCCTCGAGAACCGCATCGTCTACGACATCGTCGACGTGCTCGAGGGCCGCTGCAAGCTGCGCCAGGCGCTGATCAAGGACAAGCGCCAGCCCAACCTGGTCCTCTTGCCCGCGGCCCAGACCCGCGACAAGTCGGCGGTCTCCCCCGACCAGATGCGCCAGATCATCGCGGATCTGCAGGAGGAGGGCTACACGACCATCCTGATCGACTGCCCCGCCGGCATCGAGCAGGGCTTCAAGAACGCCACCGCCGGCGCCACCGAGGCGATCATCGTCACCAACCCCGAGGTGTCGAGCGTCCGTGACGCGGACCGCATCGTGGGCCTCTTGGAGGCCGCCGAGCTCCGCAACCCGCAGCTGATCGTCAACCGCCTGCGCCCCAGGATGGTCAAGAACCAGGAGATGATGTCGGTCGAGGACGTGCAGGAGATCCTGAGCATCAAGCTCCTGGGCATCGTGCCGGACGACGAGTCGATCATCACCACCGCGAACCGGGGCGAGCCCGCCTCGCTGGACGAGGCCTCGCGCGCCGGCCAGGCCTATCGCAACATCGCGCGCCGCATCAAGGGCGAGGAGATCCCCCTGATGACCCTGGAGGAGGCCTCCGGCTTCTTCAGCAAGCTCAAGAAGTTGTTCGCCGCGGGCTAG
- the minE gene encoding cell division topological specificity factor MinE, whose protein sequence is MALPTFFDKLFGRQDNSARTAAKDRLRLVLMHDRADIPAPMMEQMRAELMSVLSKYVEIDQSALEVSLERSEGTVALLANIPIRRVRPESESAEIAKAEA, encoded by the coding sequence ATGGCACTACCCACCTTCTTCGACAAGCTCTTCGGCCGGCAGGACAACTCCGCGCGCACCGCGGCCAAGGATCGCCTGCGCCTGGTGCTGATGCACGATCGGGCGGACATCCCCGCCCCGATGATGGAGCAGATGCGCGCCGAGCTGATGTCGGTCCTCTCCAAGTACGTCGAGATCGACCAGTCTGCCCTCGAGGTCAGCCTGGAGCGCTCGGAGGGCACGGTCGCCCTTCTGGCCAACATCCCCATCCGGCGCGTCCGGCCCGAGAGCGAGTCCGCCGAGATCGCCAAGGCCGAGGCCTAG
- the rodA gene encoding rod shape-determining protein RodA has translation MIPNLGRSWRNFDWTMLAGVVGILAIGITSISSVSHGDAIRQLLNLLPAVVAMAFFVLYGYDWLDGKAAWVIYAITIVMLIAVDVMGHSALGAQRWLTLGPIKIQPSEYAKFGLIVSLAKVLSSKNIHSPEGFLSSLAVVGFPALLIFKQPDLGTSLVFGAITMGMLFWAGLGVSTLFKMVSPVISLVVCMPFVLFDDPAVHRASLGVVALYLLGLGVWLYFQRRNHWIVPVGVWLANLGAGLAVPVAWQVLKEYQKNRIRTFINPEADPLGSGYHVIQSMIAVGSGGLFGKGLFHGTQTQLHFIPEQHTDFIFSVVGEELGFFAGALLLCLYALVLVRGLIVANRAKDKFGSLLAIGVVSMLTFHLFVNMGMATGMMPVVGIPLPLMSYGGTALMTNLAAIGLLQSISMRHKKLLF, from the coding sequence ATGATTCCGAACCTGGGCCGTTCTTGGCGCAACTTCGACTGGACGATGCTGGCGGGCGTCGTCGGGATCCTGGCGATCGGCATCACCTCGATCTCGTCGGTGAGCCACGGCGACGCGATCCGGCAGCTCTTGAACTTGCTGCCGGCGGTGGTCGCCATGGCCTTCTTCGTCCTCTACGGCTACGACTGGCTCGACGGCAAGGCCGCCTGGGTCATCTACGCCATCACCATCGTCATGCTCATCGCCGTGGACGTCATGGGCCACTCGGCCCTGGGGGCCCAGCGCTGGCTGACCCTCGGCCCCATCAAGATCCAGCCCTCGGAGTACGCCAAGTTCGGGCTGATCGTGAGCCTCGCCAAGGTCCTCTCCTCGAAGAACATCCACTCGCCCGAGGGCTTCCTGTCGAGCCTGGCGGTGGTGGGCTTCCCGGCGCTGCTCATCTTCAAGCAGCCCGATCTGGGCACCAGCCTCGTGTTCGGCGCCATCACCATGGGGATGCTGTTCTGGGCGGGGCTCGGCGTCTCGACCCTCTTCAAGATGGTCTCGCCGGTGATCAGCCTGGTCGTGTGCATGCCCTTCGTGCTGTTCGACGATCCGGCCGTCCACCGGGCGTCGCTGGGGGTGGTGGCGCTCTACCTGCTGGGGCTCGGAGTCTGGCTGTACTTCCAGCGCCGGAACCACTGGATCGTGCCGGTCGGGGTTTGGCTCGCCAACCTGGGTGCGGGCCTCGCCGTGCCCGTGGCGTGGCAGGTCCTCAAGGAGTACCAGAAGAACCGCATCCGCACCTTCATCAACCCCGAGGCCGATCCCCTGGGCTCGGGCTACCACGTCATCCAGTCCATGATCGCGGTGGGCTCGGGGGGCCTCTTCGGCAAGGGGCTCTTCCACGGCACCCAGACCCAGCTCCACTTCATCCCCGAGCAGCACACCGACTTCATCTTCTCGGTGGTCGGCGAGGAGCTGGGCTTCTTCGCGGGGGCCCTGCTGCTCTGCCTCTACGCCCTGGTGCTGGTGCGCGGCCTGATCGTCGCCAACCGGGCCAAGGACAAGTTCGGCTCGCTCCTGGCCATCGGGGTCGTCTCGATGCTGACCTTCCACCTCTTCGTGAACATGGGGATGGCCACCGGCATGATGCCCGTCGTGGGCATTCCCCTGCCCCTGATGAGCTACGGCGGCACCGCCCTGATGACCAACCTCGCGGCCATCGGCCTGCTCCAGAGCATCAGCATGCGGCACAAGAAGCTGCTGTTCTAG
- the mtaB gene encoding tRNA (N(6)-L-threonylcarbamoyladenosine(37)-C(2))-methylthiotransferase MtaB — protein sequence MHSHPTLAFSTLGCRTNQAETAQLAADLADVCAIVPFSQEADVYVVNTCTVTHEADRQSRQLVRRAHRANPEARIVVTGCAVDFHPDEFAEMPGVSLVARNAEKDAIARAIADWYQAREGDWRPATPAESGHTRAWLKVSEGCNNRCSFCIVPTVRGRERSIPPDTLVERARAYAALGYQELVLTGTHIGGYGKDLSTGLAALLGRLISEVPEIPRFRVASIEPIDFPDTLIERFASLEVCPSVHLCLQSGSSRILAAMRRRYNADQYRRLVSRIKEARPDAAFTTDVVVGFPGETEADFLETCRLVEEIGFAGVHLFPFSVREGTHAATLGDRVPPAVIAERMDRLAAVAGAARHRFQEGFIGREVEILTERTRSELRPGTTPHGLKVWVDAANTEPNQRWLVRVDRLEEEGPVATLLEPIAPR from the coding sequence GTGCACAGCCATCCGACCCTCGCCTTCTCAACCCTCGGCTGCCGGACCAACCAGGCCGAGACGGCCCAGCTCGCCGCCGACCTCGCGGACGTCTGCGCCATCGTGCCCTTCTCGCAGGAGGCGGACGTCTACGTCGTCAACACCTGCACCGTCACCCACGAGGCCGACCGGCAGAGCCGCCAGCTGGTGCGCCGCGCCCACCGGGCCAACCCCGAGGCGCGGATCGTGGTGACGGGCTGCGCCGTGGACTTCCACCCTGACGAGTTCGCCGAGATGCCGGGCGTGTCTTTGGTGGCGCGCAACGCCGAGAAGGATGCGATCGCCCGCGCCATCGCCGACTGGTACCAGGCCCGCGAGGGGGACTGGCGCCCGGCGACTCCCGCCGAGTCGGGGCACACCCGCGCCTGGCTCAAGGTCTCGGAAGGCTGCAACAATCGCTGTTCGTTCTGCATCGTGCCCACGGTGCGCGGGCGCGAGCGGAGCATCCCGCCGGACACCCTGGTCGAGCGCGCCCGCGCCTACGCCGCCCTGGGCTACCAGGAGCTGGTGCTGACCGGCACCCATATCGGGGGTTACGGAAAGGACCTCTCGACGGGCCTCGCTGCGCTGCTCGGCCGCCTCATCTCCGAGGTCCCCGAGATCCCGCGCTTCCGGGTGGCGAGCATCGAGCCCATCGACTTCCCGGATACCCTCATCGAGCGCTTCGCCTCGCTCGAGGTGTGCCCGAGCGTCCACCTCTGCCTCCAGAGCGGCAGCAGCCGGATCCTCGCGGCCATGCGCCGGCGGTACAACGCCGACCAGTACCGTCGGCTGGTTTCTCGGATCAAGGAAGCCAGGCCGGACGCGGCCTTCACGACCGACGTCGTCGTGGGCTTTCCGGGCGAGACCGAGGCGGACTTCCTCGAGACCTGCCGCCTGGTCGAGGAGATCGGCTTCGCGGGGGTCCACCTCTTCCCCTTCTCGGTGCGCGAGGGCACCCACGCCGCCACCCTGGGCGACCGGGTGCCTCCCGCGGTGATCGCCGAGCGGATGGATCGGCTCGCCGCCGTCGCCGGCGCCGCCCGGCACCGGTTCCAGGAGGGCTTCATCGGGCGCGAGGTCGAGATCCTGACCGAGCGCACCCGTTCGGAGCTGAGGCCCGGGACCACCCCGCACGGGCTCAAGGTCTGGGTGGACGCGGCCAACACCGAGCCCAACCAGCGCTGGCTCGTTCGAGTGGATCGACTGGAAGAGGAGGGCCCGGTGGCCACCCTGCTCGAGCCGATCGCGCCCCGATAA
- a CDS encoding EF-hand domain-containing protein, with amino-acid sequence MLLDMIGGLGHMISQGASHAVRALGGAASATQPADSSPQSIGAIQGAPMARDSRQASQPAGAQSSAFSLKDLMLAAIDTDRDGKVSQAEASAFLADLMGRPAEQNPGASELSGSSQPDPASRRLPDPSEFARIDLNGDGRVTGAEVRAREVLDAFDADKNGVISKKEYLSGTRGAERTRRDAGFDRMDANGDGKLDAGELVRGETPSSGDRAVAARLNATNLARFDSNGDGMVDGKEVAARNLLDRADRDGDRSLSLDEFMAQLPGPASAVAGEGFADVMARTAREVARLTEARARFQALDRDADGKLSAEELRGAVQPTQVDYRLAADLSEAAEA; translated from the coding sequence ATGCTGCTAGACATGATCGGCGGGCTGGGTCACATGATCTCCCAGGGGGCCTCGCACGCGGTGCGAGCGCTGGGTGGCGCGGCGAGCGCCACGCAGCCGGCGGACTCGAGCCCCCAGTCCATCGGCGCCATCCAGGGCGCCCCCATGGCGCGGGACTCGCGCCAGGCGAGCCAGCCTGCCGGGGCACAGTCCTCGGCCTTCTCCCTCAAGGACCTGATGCTGGCAGCGATCGACACCGATCGCGACGGGAAGGTGAGTCAGGCGGAGGCGAGCGCCTTTCTCGCCGACCTGATGGGCCGGCCGGCCGAGCAGAACCCCGGCGCCAGCGAGCTGAGCGGCTCCTCGCAGCCGGACCCCGCGTCGCGCCGCCTGCCGGATCCTTCCGAGTTCGCGAGGATCGACCTGAACGGGGACGGCCGCGTCACCGGCGCGGAGGTCCGGGCGCGGGAGGTGCTCGACGCCTTCGACGCCGACAAGAACGGCGTCATCAGCAAGAAGGAGTACCTCAGCGGCACGCGGGGGGCGGAGCGGACGAGGCGCGACGCGGGCTTCGATCGCATGGATGCCAACGGGGATGGCAAGCTGGATGCGGGCGAGCTCGTCCGGGGCGAGACGCCCTCGTCGGGCGATCGGGCCGTTGCCGCCCGCCTCAACGCGACGAACCTCGCACGCTTCGATTCCAACGGAGACGGGATGGTCGACGGGAAGGAGGTGGCGGCCCGGAACCTGCTGGACCGCGCGGATCGCGACGGCGATCGCAGCCTGAGCCTCGACGAGTTCATGGCCCAGCTGCCCGGGCCTGCCTCGGCTGTGGCAGGCGAAGGGTTCGCGGACGTGATGGCGCGGACGGCGCGGGAGGTTGCGCGCCTCACCGAAGCGCGCGCCCGGTTCCAGGCTCTCGACCGGGACGCAGACGGCAAGCTGAGCGCCGAGGAGCTGCGAGGGGCGGTGCAGCCCACCCAGGTGGATTATCGTCTTGCCGCGGACCTCTCGGAGGCAGCGGAGGCCTAA
- a CDS encoding GIY-YIG nuclease family protein: MPRHFVYLVRCADGTLYTGYSTDVARRVSVHNSGKGAKYTRSRLPVVLVAHWEYPSRGEALSAEHRIRRMRPAAKLALLPGDSP; encoded by the coding sequence ATGCCGCGTCACTTCGTCTACCTCGTGCGCTGCGCCGACGGCACGCTCTACACGGGCTATTCCACCGACGTCGCCCGCCGGGTCTCGGTTCACAACAGCGGGAAGGGGGCCAAGTACACGCGATCGCGCCTGCCCGTCGTGCTGGTCGCCCACTGGGAGTACCCCAGCCGGGGCGAGGCCCTGTCCGCCGAGCACCGGATCCGCCGCATGAGGCCAGCCGCCAAGCTCGCGCTGCTTCCGGGCGATTCACCCTGA
- a CDS encoding c-type cytochrome, translated as MNTKKLDLSVLAWFATLAVVLVILFGLAGMREGNREWMVTQRDYADIMLARHEKAALEAKAAGKPVPALGDTDKIAIRQLMLTDLKRVDRCTTCHLAIDDKSFEGEKQPFAAHPDMDMIAINHPTDKFGCTSCHGGQGMGTTSEAAHGFVHKWDYPMLGDRKAMTKYVQASCAQCHTDSTKWAAIGAPKLARGKQIFGEKNCISCHKLGEEGGNIGPELTFEGDKVPEQFGFEHLKANLEAGTLGEEAKAEAKHLHHDIETWHKFHFKNPQAVSSGSIMPAFGFSDEDTEALVTYMLSLKATTVPASMMTNDAKVNAKAIPAAKKAAAAAPAAAAVAAAPAGAKADGTKVYETNCASCHQATGAGMPGVFPPLAGAEIPNGDAAEHIKIVLHGKSGPMTVLGKQYNGAMPPFAQLTDEEIAAVVTHERTSWGNKGSAVTPAQVKALR; from the coding sequence ATGAACACTAAGAAGCTGGACCTGAGCGTCCTCGCGTGGTTCGCGACGCTGGCGGTCGTGCTGGTCATCCTGTTCGGCCTGGCCGGCATGCGCGAAGGCAACCGCGAGTGGATGGTCACGCAGCGCGACTACGCCGACATCATGCTGGCGCGCCACGAGAAGGCGGCTCTCGAGGCCAAGGCCGCGGGCAAGCCCGTGCCGGCCCTGGGCGATACCGACAAGATCGCCATCCGTCAGCTCATGCTGACCGACCTCAAGCGCGTCGATCGCTGCACCACCTGCCACCTCGCCATCGACGACAAGTCGTTCGAGGGCGAAAAGCAGCCCTTCGCCGCCCACCCCGACATGGACATGATCGCGATCAACCACCCGACCGACAAGTTCGGCTGCACGTCGTGCCACGGCGGCCAGGGCATGGGCACCACCAGCGAGGCCGCCCACGGCTTCGTCCACAAGTGGGACTACCCCATGCTCGGCGACCGCAAGGCCATGACCAAGTACGTCCAGGCCTCGTGCGCCCAGTGCCACACCGACTCGACCAAGTGGGCCGCCATCGGCGCCCCCAAGCTCGCTCGCGGCAAGCAGATCTTCGGCGAGAAGAACTGCATCAGCTGCCACAAGCTGGGCGAGGAGGGCGGCAACATCGGCCCCGAGCTGACCTTCGAGGGTGACAAGGTCCCCGAGCAGTTCGGCTTCGAGCACCTCAAGGCGAACCTCGAGGCGGGCACCCTCGGCGAGGAGGCCAAGGCTGAGGCCAAGCACCTCCACCACGACATCGAGACCTGGCACAAGTTCCACTTCAAGAACCCCCAGGCCGTCTCCTCCGGCTCGATCATGCCTGCCTTCGGCTTCTCGGACGAGGACACCGAGGCTCTGGTCACCTACATGCTGAGCCTCAAGGCCACGACCGTCCCCGCGTCGATGATGACCAACGACGCCAAGGTCAACGCCAAGGCCATCCCGGCCGCCAAGAAGGCCGCAGCCGCCGCGCCCGCCGCCGCTGCTGTTGCCGCCGCCCCCGCCGGGGCCAAGGCCGACGGCACGAAGGTGTACGAGACCAACTGCGCCTCGTGCCACCAGGCCACGGGTGCCGGCATGCCCGGGGTGTTCCCGCCCCTGGCCGGCGCGGAGATCCCCAACGGCGACGCCGCCGAGCACATCAAGATCGTGCTCCACGGCAAGTCGGGTCCCATGACGGTCCTCGGCAAGCAGTACAACGGCGCCATGCCGCCGTTCGCCCAGCTGACTGACGAGGAGATCGCCGCTGTCGTCACCCACGAGCGCACCTCGTGGGGCAACAAGGGCAGCGCGGTCACCCCCGCCCAGGTCAAGGCCCTGCGCTAA